The genomic segment TGACCAGTTGATCAGTGCCTTCCAAAGCATTACACGGACCCACTCTCAATTATTAACTAGAAAAAGATCTcatgcagcagcagcaggagcagcattATCATTGTCTACTTTGAAAGAGCTAAAATGAGGTATGTTGTTCCTTCCAGAGTTCTAGGCCAAggtgacttaaaaataaaaataattttgaaaaacatttagacCATCGTGTATTTTGTAATACAGTTGGGTCACAGCCGATTCCCAAGATAAATGTGTTTAAACAGAAGCTTTCTCATTCATCAGTAGCCTCAGCTTTCatccaaatttatttaatgatgaTGCAAGCCCACAGTGTTGGTGTTGCAGTTCATCACCATGGAAGTGTTTCTGTCAACAAATCCTCACTTTGCCATCATGAAATTGATTTTGCAGGGAAAAGGAGGATAATTATGAAAGATTCCTTTTATTCTTAAAGATCTTCATAGTTTGTCTAGATGTCTAAATGAATTGTGTTTAAACAGTAACTGAGATTTAAAAGCAGTACAATTGACCACACTAAATTAACAGTTATGgggttagaaaaaagaaaatggtgataAGCTAGTTTGTCCTTTGGAATGTGCTTTGGGGACCggacatataatttaaaatgttcctttgaAAACTTATTCTCTGCTCAGAAGTATCGATTATACTTAGGGAGTCCTGTGAACCAGGCACCAAAATTTCTGGATGCTTTGGCTGAGTTTTTTTCACTTGCCTTGTAAATTACATAATAATAATCACCAAAGAAATTCACAGTATATTACTTCCTTCAACTAACatactgtgtgatttttttaaaaaagaaatatgcctTTTCTGTAACTTGTGTTCATAACTGTCTTTGGCTTTTATTAGCTTGTTgagaggtaaaaagaaaaattgaattgaAAGCTTCTGAATGCAGTCCACTTTTAAGCAGGGTAGGTAGCACCTACATGAAGTAATCCAAACTGTTTTGAGAACCAAATAGGAAAAAGGAATAAGAATGACATTTTTGCTTTGAAGCACTGTGTTCAGGAGCTTGTTGGTCATAGTGACTGATTCCAGACTTGGTTGTAGACATACATGTTTTGTGGGGATTTTGGTCTATGGTAGAAATACAGTCAACTCTTGCTTGTCATCATAACTTGTATTTCCAAATGTGCTCTCTCTGGCTTCCTATCACATCTCAAAGTGTTTTACTTTTACCATCAGCTTATATGTGCTCACAAAAAgctaattatttaatatcatttcaTTATTATCAGTAAACATTTAGTAAGTTCCTAATATATACTAAGCATTGTGTTGGTCACCAGGGATATCGAGATACATGCAAACATGTAGTTAAGTTTGCTCCTGAAAAATCTTATAGTTCACTTTGAAATCAAAgagatgtaaaatttttatttatttgaaccaCTTTCTCCTCCTCTAATATGTGATCAGAAGTTGACTGTAAATGGGAAAATACttcctgtttgtttttaaggaagaattaatagACATTATGAATAAGAAGTAAAATTCTATTGTACATgcagaaatataatgcaaaatgACCAAAAGAAAATTCAGCAAGCAATggtaaaaacaacaaattatttaCTGCTTTATAATGTTAAAGTATTTCACCAAGACAAGTTGCAGTCAAATTAAAGTGAGTTatggaaaatgaaatacataaagatgtatttttaCAGGTGCAGACTAAATATTTTCCATACTGGtatgtaaatgaaaagatatacagTAAGTGCACACTTGATATGACTATGCAGGCAACAGTTAGTTTCAGATACTCTTGTATAATTCATGCACAAACCTTCCCAAAGTACAAGTTCAGTCAGTCTTTTGGGGGATATGGAGGGATGATTAAAAAAGGATTGCGTTCCTTGCAAAAATATCAGTATGGACTGGATGAGGGTGAGCGTGGTCAGTTATATATATTACTTACTGTAATTTGTGATTGTCGAGGAAGGGGTGTGGCTGTTGGTGTGATAGTAATACTGCTGGTGACTTTATTGGTTGTTTTGTTCAGTGCCCCATTAGTTAAGCCTTGAGTTCGGTTATCCTGCAGTGGTGTTGAGGGGCTGGCAGGTCTCACGGGGCTGGCCACAGCTTGCATGTAAGGGCTTCCTAAGTGAATGTGGATTTTATTATCCTCAGTAGTTATCACACTTGAACTATTACTGTTTGAACGTTGAAACTGCCATGATGACTGCCGGTCTGGGGAGACTCTGAAAATCGCATGCTTGGCACTGATTTCAATTGGCTCTGGAGAGCGTCCTTGCTCAGGAGAGCTGGCTGAACCAGTCACAGCCAAAACCTGAATAGGTGACATTGTCCTTTCTGGAGTTAAAGAACCACAAGACTCTGGGGTCTGTGCTCTGGCAAAGGTTGCCATAGTAATCGGGGACATGCCTTGCTCTAAATTGATGAGGCCTTCCGTAGAGGTTTTGGATTTCACTGGTGTTATGGAGGCATTTTGGAGGATAGTTATCCTTTGCTTTGGGGTGCCACAGTTCGGTATCACTGCAGTGCTCGTGTAAGAGTGAGGGCTCTCTGTGGTTGGACTTGTGATTTCAAGAGTAGCTGTGTTTTGGACATGGTCTGGAGTAACCTTTATATGAAGTGGCTGCCCAGGCGTGTGGCTTAGGACTAGATCTCCAGGTTGCACAAAGTTGCCATTGGatttagtttgtatttttccattctgaGGATGGCCCTCCTTGGATTTCATCCAAGGAATCCATAGCTTCCTGTTAACGGGACAGGGAGTAGATGGGTTGCATTTGAAGGACAGAACAGATTCCTCATCATTAGGGTCCTCGTCCTGGTCTTCACTCTCCTCATATAACTGACCATTGATGACTGCTCGTTCCAAAGGAATAAGGCTCTTGTAATCAGGTGGTTCATTGTCTGCCACTTCTGTCTGAACTTCTTTAGAAAATACTTGAGGGTCAGAGATTCTTCTTCCATTGAGATTAGGCCGGAGGCTCTTACTAAAATGCCGGTACCTCTCTAACTCTTTAGTGAGGTTTTCAATCTCTCTTCCTAAATCTCTGTTCCTGTTTTCCTGTTGATTAAGTTTCTTTTGCAGAACTGAGTGATCTCCCTGGAGGTGACATATTAGGTCTTCTGTTGCCATGTATTcatgaattttctcttttaatgcaTCCACTTCTCTTGAGAGGTGCCCTGACTTAGCTTCTTCTTCTTGAAGTCTTTTGAAAAGCCATTGTTCATGGCTGGACTCTGTCTTTTCTGCTAACTTGTATTTAGCAAGTTCCATTTTAACTTGTTCTAGCTCTTCAGATAAAAATTGAGCTTTGTCTCGTTCATTAGCGTACCTTCGTTCTAGAGTCTCATACTCATCTTCTGTTTTCATGAGGTCATCCTCGATGGCTTTCATATCCTTTAGTTTCAGTTTCAGTCTTTCCACTTCTTGAGAGAGCTCTTTAATCTTATTGTTTTCTTGGTGTAATGCGGTTGTGGACTTACCAGAGTCTtgatttaatttgtgttttaggAAATCTTTTTCAATTGCTTCTAATGATTGAAGCCTATTTTTCAACACACTAACTTTTGACAGGAgatcatttcctttctcttcctctgctttcagtttgttttttaGATCATCTCTCTCCTTGGTTACACTGTACATCTTTTCTTCCACATCAGTTTTGGATTTGAGTGCCCTTTTAGTTTCCTCAATTAACTTCTCAGTAACTGTTGTTACTTTATTTTGCTCCACTTGAAGCTGAGAAGCAGCAGCTTGTAACTTATCTtcagtttg from the Eulemur rufifrons isolate Redbay chromosome 7, OSU_ERuf_1, whole genome shotgun sequence genome contains:
- the FILIP1L gene encoding filamin A-interacting protein 1-like isoform X3 translates to MVVDEQQRLTAQLALQRQKIQDLTTNAKETHAKLALAKARVQEEEQKANRLEKELQTQTTKFHQDQEAIMAKLTNEDSQNRQLRQKLAALSRQIDELEETNRTLRKAEEELQDIKEKINKGEYGNAGIMTEVEELRKRVLDMEGKDEELIKMEEQCRDLNKRLEKETSQSKDFKLEVEKLSKRIMALEKLEDAFNKSKQECYSLKCNLEKERMTTKQLSQELESLKVRIKELEAIESRLEKTEFTLKEDLTKLKTLTVMLVDERKTMSEKLKQTEDKLQAAASQLQVEQNKVTTVTEKLIEETKRALKSKTDVEEKMYSVTKERDDLKNKLKAEEEKGNDLLSKVSVLKNRLQSLEAIEKDFLKHKLNQDSGKSTTALHQENNKIKELSQEVERLKLKLKDMKAIEDDLMKTEDEYETLERRYANERDKAQFLSEELEQVKMELAKYKLAEKTESSHEQWLFKRLQEEEAKSGHLSREVDALKEKIHEYMATEDLICHLQGDHSVLQKKLNQQENRNRDLGREIENLTKELERYRHFSKSLRPNLNGRRISDPQVFSKEVQTEVADNEPPDYKSLIPLERAVINGQLYEESEDQDEDPNDEESVLSFKCNPSTPCPVNRKLWIPWMKSKEGHPQNGKIQTKSNGNFVQPGDLVLSHTPGQPLHIKVTPDHVQNTATLEITSPTTESPHSYTSTAVIPNCGTPKQRITILQNASITPVKSKTSTEGLINLEQGMSPITMATFARAQTPESCGSLTPERTMSPIQVLAVTGSASSPEQGRSPEPIEISAKHAIFRVSPDRQSSWQFQRSNSNSSSVITTEDNKIHIHLGSPYMQAVASPVRPASPSTPLQDNRTQGLTNGALNKTTNKVTSSITITPTATPLPRQSQITIEPLLLPH
- the FILIP1L gene encoding filamin A-interacting protein 1-like isoform X1 → MRSRSSENEGSAQKQFPRHMKHYSFQESEDMKHRQQDKYSTSKSDEILPCPKSEKLHSGNGHQAEDLSRDDLLFLLSILEGELQARDEVIGILKAEKMDLALLEAQYGFVTPKKVLEALQRDAFQVKSAPWQEDIYEKPMNELDKVVEKHKESHRRILEQLLMAEKSHRQTILELEEEKRKHKEYMEKSDEFIGLLEQECERLKKLIDQETKSQEKKDQEKEKKVTTLKEELTKLKSFALMVVDEQQRLTAQLALQRQKIQDLTTNAKETHAKLALAKARVQEEEQKANRLEKELQTQTTKFHQDQEAIMAKLTNEDSQNRQLRQKLAALSRQIDELEETNRTLRKAEEELQDIKEKINKGEYGNAGIMTEVEELRKRVLDMEGKDEELIKMEEQCRDLNKRLEKETSQSKDFKLEVEKLSKRIMALEKLEDAFNKSKQECYSLKCNLEKERMTTKQLSQELESLKVRIKELEAIESRLEKTEFTLKEDLTKLKTLTVMLVDERKTMSEKLKQTEDKLQAAASQLQVEQNKVTTVTEKLIEETKRALKSKTDVEEKMYSVTKERDDLKNKLKAEEEKGNDLLSKVSVLKNRLQSLEAIEKDFLKHKLNQDSGKSTTALHQENNKIKELSQEVERLKLKLKDMKAIEDDLMKTEDEYETLERRYANERDKAQFLSEELEQVKMELAKYKLAEKTESSHEQWLFKRLQEEEAKSGHLSREVDALKEKIHEYMATEDLICHLQGDHSVLQKKLNQQENRNRDLGREIENLTKELERYRHFSKSLRPNLNGRRISDPQVFSKEVQTEVADNEPPDYKSLIPLERAVINGQLYEESEDQDEDPNDEESVLSFKCNPSTPCPVNRKLWIPWMKSKEGHPQNGKIQTKSNGNFVQPGDLVLSHTPGQPLHIKVTPDHVQNTATLEITSPTTESPHSYTSTAVIPNCGTPKQRITILQNASITPVKSKTSTEGLINLEQGMSPITMATFARAQTPESCGSLTPERTMSPIQVLAVTGSASSPEQGRSPEPIEISAKHAIFRVSPDRQSSWQFQRSNSNSSSVITTEDNKIHIHLGSPYMQAVASPVRPASPSTPLQDNRTQGLTNGALNKTTNKVTSSITITPTATPLPRQSQITIKELRKQRTSTQIPKPKSTGITISAKASPGLMDKPAYQNGCGKLHIIKTVTSNTCLHMGGKK
- the FILIP1L gene encoding filamin A-interacting protein 1-like isoform X2; this translates as MRSRSSENEGSAQKQFPRHMKHYSFQESEDMKHRQQDKYSTSKSDEILPCPKSEKLHSGNGHQAEDLSRDDLLFLLSILEGELQARDEVIGILKAEKMDLALLEAQYGFVTPKKVLEALQRDAFQVKSAPWQEDIYEKPMNELDKVVEKHKESHRRILEQLLMAEKSHRQTILELEEEKRKHKEYMEKSDEFIGLLEQECERLKKLIDQETKSQEKKDQEKEKKVTTLKEELTKLKSFALMVVDEQQRLTAQLALQRQKIQDLTTNAKETHAKLALAKARVQEEEQKANRLEKELQTQTTKFHQDQEAIMAKLTNEDSQNRQLRQKLAALSRQIDELEETNRTLRKAEEELQDIKEKINKGEYGNAGIMTEVEELRKRVLDMEGKDEELIKMEEQCRDLNKRLEKETSQSKDFKLEVEKLSKRIMALEKLEDAFNKSKQECYSLKCNLEKERMTTKQLSQELESLKVRIKELEAIESRLEKTEFTLKEDLTKLKTLTVMLVDERKTMSEKLKQTEDKLQAAASQLQVEQNKVTTVTEKLIEETKRALKSKTDVEEKMYSVTKERDDLKNKLKAEEEKGNDLLSKVSVLKNRLQSLEAIEKDFLKHKLNQDSGKSTTALHQENNKIKELSQEVERLKLKLKDMKAIEDDLMKTEDEYETLERRYANERDKAQFLSEELEQVKMELAKYKLAEKTESSHEQWLFKRLQEEEAKSGHLSREVDALKEKIHEYMATEDLICHLQGDHSVLQKKLNQQENRNRDLGREIENLTKELERYRHFSKSLRPNLNGRRISDPQVFSKEVQTEVADNEPPDYKSLIPLERAVINGQLYEESEDQDEDPNDEESVLSFKCNPSTPCPVNRKLWIPWMKSKEGHPQNGKIQTKSNGNFVQPGDLVLSHTPGQPLHIKVTPDHVQNTATLEITSPTTESPHSYTSTAVIPNCGTPKQRITILQNASITPVKSKTSTEGLINLEQGMSPITMATFARAQTPESCGSLTPERTMSPIQVLAVTGSASSPEQGRSPEPIEISAKHAIFRVSPDRQSSWQFQRSNSNSSSVITTEDNKIHIHLGSPYMQAVASPVRPASPSTPLQDNRTQGLTNGALNKTTNKVTSSITITPTATPLPRQSQITIEPLLLPH